The bacterium genome includes a region encoding these proteins:
- a CDS encoding helix-turn-helix domain-containing protein, translating into MICKVKPLASSSRPLWLSLGEASRVLGITPATLRRWADHGDVATFVTPGGHRRFPRTVIEALVPQPPSRRPPLTGATARRVALTYRRAKPPGRRPAAWLAALSAAERAEFHRRGHRLIALLLDHLNEEEGHQSTGRLAEAAETAAEHGRRAAAVGSSLSETVEAFVRFRGAFIGELAGIARRRRLDTRQATALLVEAEDAVDQLLVALMNGHASVTFES; encoded by the coding sequence CTCAGCCTGGGTGAGGCAAGCCGCGTCCTGGGCATCACGCCGGCGACCCTGCGCCGGTGGGCCGATCACGGAGATGTCGCCACCTTCGTCACCCCCGGCGGACACCGGCGCTTTCCCCGCACGGTCATCGAGGCCCTGGTGCCTCAACCACCCAGCCGCCGCCCGCCACTCACCGGCGCCACCGCCCGCCGGGTGGCCCTGACCTACCGGCGAGCCAAACCCCCCGGCCGGCGCCCGGCCGCATGGCTGGCCGCGCTCTCGGCGGCAGAGCGCGCTGAGTTCCACCGACGCGGCCACCGGCTGATCGCTCTGCTGCTCGACCACCTGAACGAAGAGGAAGGCCATCAATCCACCGGGAGGCTCGCGGAGGCTGCCGAGACCGCGGCGGAGCACGGCCGGCGCGCGGCGGCGGTCGGCTCGTCCCTCTCGGAAACGGTGGAGGCCTTCGTGCGGTTCCGCGGCGCGTTCATCGGTGAGCTCGCCGGCATCGCGCGCCGCCGGCGGCTCGACACGCGACAGGCGACGGCGCTGCTGGTCGAGGCCGAGGACGCGGTCGACCAGCTCCTGGTGGCGCTGATGAACGGGCACGCGTCGGTGACGTTCGAATCGTGA